A stretch of Mucilaginibacter terrae DNA encodes these proteins:
- the guaA gene encoding glutamine-hydrolyzing GMP synthase — MPEKILILDFGSQFTQLIARRVRELNIYCEIHPFNNFPEVDNTVKGIILSGSPYSVRQPDAPQFDFAPHHGKMPILGVCYGAQYLAQHNGGEVSASNTREYGRANLQYINQDSKLFKDIPANSQVWMSHGDTINAVADNFEIIASTDSVKVAAYHIKDTDTYAIQFHPEVTHSLDGKQLLKNFLVDICGCHQEWTSESFIETTIAGLKEKLGDDKVVLGLSGGVDSSVAAVLLHQAIGKNLYCIFVDNGLLRKDEFESVLDSYKHMGLNVTGVDAKQRFYDALEGLSDPEKKRKAIGRVFIEVFDDEAHKVQDVKWLGQGTIYPDVIESVSVNGPSATIKSHHNVGGLPDFMKLKVVEPLNTLFKDEVRRVGKSLGIDPNILGRHPFPGPGLAIRILGEVTPEKVAILQQADAIYINNLREGGVYDKVWQAGAIYLPVQSVGVMGDERTYENVVCLRAVESLDGMTADWCHLPYPLLAKISNEIINNVKGINRVVYDISSKPPATIEWE; from the coding sequence ATGCCTGAAAAAATTCTAATTCTCGATTTCGGCTCACAGTTTACCCAGCTTATAGCACGCCGCGTACGGGAGCTCAATATCTATTGCGAGATACATCCATTCAATAATTTTCCTGAAGTTGACAACACCGTAAAAGGTATAATCCTGTCTGGTAGTCCGTATTCGGTGCGTCAGCCCGATGCACCGCAGTTTGATTTTGCGCCTCACCACGGCAAAATGCCAATTTTAGGCGTTTGCTACGGTGCACAATATTTAGCCCAGCACAATGGTGGCGAGGTTTCGGCCTCTAACACCCGCGAGTATGGCCGTGCTAACCTGCAGTATATTAACCAGGATAGCAAACTGTTTAAAGATATTCCTGCAAACTCACAGGTTTGGATGTCGCACGGTGATACCATTAACGCCGTTGCCGATAACTTTGAAATTATAGCCAGCACCGATAGTGTAAAAGTTGCTGCATACCATATTAAAGATACCGACACGTACGCCATACAGTTCCACCCCGAGGTTACCCACAGTTTAGATGGCAAGCAATTGCTCAAAAACTTTTTGGTTGACATTTGCGGCTGTCATCAGGAATGGACTTCAGAATCATTCATCGAAACCACCATTGCCGGTTTAAAAGAAAAACTGGGCGATGATAAAGTGGTTTTAGGCCTTTCGGGCGGTGTAGATTCATCAGTTGCGGCGGTGTTGCTGCACCAGGCCATTGGCAAAAACCTGTATTGTATTTTTGTTGATAACGGCTTATTACGTAAAGATGAGTTTGAATCGGTATTGGATTCGTACAAGCACATGGGCTTAAACGTAACCGGTGTTGATGCCAAGCAACGTTTTTACGATGCGCTTGAAGGTTTATCAGATCCCGAAAAGAAACGTAAAGCTATTGGCCGTGTGTTCATAGAGGTGTTTGATGATGAGGCACACAAGGTACAGGATGTAAAATGGTTAGGTCAGGGTACTATTTACCCCGATGTTATTGAGTCGGTATCGGTTAACGGTCCATCGGCTACCATTAAATCGCACCATAACGTGGGCGGTTTACCCGATTTTATGAAGCTTAAAGTGGTTGAACCGCTAAATACTTTGTTTAAAGACGAAGTACGCCGCGTGGGCAAATCTTTAGGCATCGACCCTAATATTTTAGGCCGTCATCCGTTCCCCGGTCCGGGCTTGGCAATCAGGATATTAGGCGAGGTTACGCCTGAGAAAGTTGCCATTTTACAACAGGCCGATGCAATTTACATCAACAATTTACGCGAAGGCGGTGTTTATGATAAAGTTTGGCAGGCAGGCGCTATTTACCTGCCGGTACAATCGGTAGGTGTAATGGGCGATGAACGTACTTACGAAAACGTGGTATGTTTACGTGCAGTGGAATCATTAGACGGTATGACCGCCGATTGGTGCCACTTACCTTACCCGCTGCTGGCCAAAATCTCTAACGAGATCATCAACAACGTAAAAGGAATTAACAGGGTTGTATATGACATCAGCTCAAAACCACCCGCTACCATTGAGTGGGAATAA
- a CDS encoding RsmB/NOP family class I SAM-dependent RNA methyltransferase has protein sequence MKALNQLKTFQRILAEFPGDVQLSKFLPVFFRQNKQMGSTDRRVASRLIYNYFRIGNALPNLPPEDRLMVAEFLCNTQTNSFLQHFKPEWAACITFTLNEKLELVKTAHPEFNLHDVYPLYAKLSAGIDTPEFLRSFFIQPDLFIRVRKGFEQQVKSILAKAEVAFKDEGNNCLSLPNGTKLETLFPNQHWFEVQDYSSQQTANYFKPQRWENWWDACAASGGKSLLLHEQQADIKLVVSDIRESILANLDERFRQAGLMKYQKKILDLTQNPDFIMHNYAFDGIILDAPCTGSGTWGRTPELITQFGEHRIEFFQRLQQSIVRNVVKYLKPGKPIIYITCSAFKAENEDAVDFMVKELGLQLEEMKVLKGYGHKADTMFVARLFLEETTETRVQSTDPE, from the coding sequence ATGAAAGCCTTAAATCAGCTTAAAACATTTCAGCGCATACTGGCCGAATTTCCGGGCGATGTGCAATTAAGCAAGTTTTTGCCTGTGTTTTTCAGGCAAAACAAGCAAATGGGTTCTACCGATAGGCGCGTGGCCAGCAGGTTGATCTATAACTATTTCCGTATAGGTAATGCGCTACCCAACCTGCCGCCCGAAGACCGGCTGATGGTTGCCGAGTTTTTATGCAACACGCAAACCAACTCTTTTTTACAACACTTTAAGCCCGAGTGGGCAGCCTGCATAACCTTTACCCTTAACGAAAAACTGGAACTGGTTAAAACCGCTCACCCTGAATTTAACCTGCACGATGTTTACCCGTTATACGCCAAGCTTTCGGCAGGTATTGATACGCCCGAATTTTTACGTTCGTTCTTTATTCAGCCCGATTTGTTTATACGCGTGCGTAAGGGTTTTGAACAGCAGGTGAAAAGCATACTTGCCAAAGCCGAAGTTGCTTTTAAGGATGAAGGCAACAACTGCCTATCGTTACCCAACGGTACCAAGCTCGAAACCTTGTTCCCTAACCAGCATTGGTTTGAGGTACAGGATTATTCATCACAACAAACAGCTAACTACTTTAAACCTCAACGCTGGGAAAACTGGTGGGATGCCTGCGCAGCATCGGGCGGAAAATCGTTGCTTTTGCACGAACAACAGGCAGATATAAAGTTGGTAGTATCGGACATTCGTGAGTCTATATTGGCTAATCTCGATGAGCGCTTCCGGCAGGCAGGATTAATGAAATATCAGAAAAAGATACTCGACCTTACGCAAAACCCCGACTTCATTATGCATAATTATGCCTTTGATGGTATAATTCTCGATGCTCCCTGCACCGGCTCGGGCACCTGGGGCCGCACTCCCGAACTCATCACCCAGTTTGGCGAGCACCGCATCGAATTTTTCCAGCGTTTGCAGCAAAGCATTGTTCGTAACGTGGTTAAATACCTCAAGCCGGGCAAGCCCATCATTTACATCACCTGCTCGGCCTTTAAAGCCGAAAATGAGGATGCTGTTGATTTTATGGTTAAAGAGTTAGGTCTTCAGCTTGAAGAGATGAAAGTGCTGAAAGGCTATGGCCATAAGGCTGATACCATGTTTGTAGCGAGATTGTTTTTGGAAGAGACTACAGAAACAAGAGTGCAGAGTACAGACCCTGAATAA
- a CDS encoding glycerophosphoryl diester phosphodiesterase membrane domain-containing protein, with amino-acid sequence MDRQYYEFEFRDIIPSFRMALSFVSIGTFYIILIGTIIFLNLFVIKDETVRVVMDIVEKLSLAYLLIRSIFCLCFIVDEDSGPVEALLESFRITRNNFFKLLALILIVVGFIAILLMIITMAITVLFDTDSNGYIVSIAGIGWFAISFPIVQVMIMVSYRKLVYSQKDVDDDVSETL; translated from the coding sequence ATGGACAGGCAGTATTACGAATTTGAGTTTCGAGATATTATACCATCATTTCGCATGGCGCTCTCATTCGTATCTATTGGTACGTTCTACATCATACTTATTGGCACCATCATATTTTTAAATCTTTTTGTTATAAAAGATGAAACCGTGCGGGTGGTGATGGATATTGTTGAAAAATTGAGCCTTGCTTACTTGCTTATTCGCTCCATATTTTGCCTGTGCTTTATTGTCGACGAAGATTCGGGGCCGGTTGAAGCATTACTGGAAAGTTTCAGAATAACCCGCAATAATTTTTTCAAACTTTTGGCACTTATACTTATTGTGGTTGGTTTTATAGCCATACTGCTCATGATTATTACCATGGCTATAACGGTATTGTTTGATACCGATAGCAATGGCTACATTGTTAGTATTGCAGGTATTGGCTGGTTTGCTATATCGTTCCCTATAGTACAGGTAATGATAATGGTATCGTACCGCAAACTGGTTTACAGCCAAAAAGATGTGGATGATGATGTGTCGGAAACTTTATAA
- a CDS encoding glycosyltransferase family 2 protein encodes MDISVVVPLYNEVESLPELTAWIARVMDENRFTYEILLVDDGSRDGSWEEICRLHEGNTAIKGVKFRRNYGKSAALNVGFEAAQGNVIITMDADLQDSPDEIPALYRRIAEEKYDLISGWKAKRYDPLTKTIPTKLFNAATRKMSGIDNLHDFNCGLKAYRKAVVKNIEVYGEMHRYIPVLAKWAGFTKIGEQVVEHRARKYGTTKFGMSRFINGFLDLLSIFFVGKFGKRPMHFFGSMGVLSFFIGMIMAIWILAEKLIHISNNEKYRNATDQPLFYLALVAIVVGFQLFLTGFVAELVARSSSDRNNYQIEDKV; translated from the coding sequence ATGGATATTTCAGTTGTTGTACCTTTATATAACGAAGTAGAATCGTTACCCGAATTAACCGCATGGATAGCCCGGGTAATGGACGAAAACCGTTTTACCTACGAGATATTATTGGTTGACGATGGCAGCCGCGATGGTTCGTGGGAAGAGATATGCAGGCTGCATGAGGGTAATACCGCCATTAAAGGCGTAAAATTCAGGCGCAATTACGGTAAATCGGCAGCGTTAAACGTGGGTTTTGAGGCAGCCCAGGGCAATGTAATTATTACCATGGATGCCGATTTGCAGGATAGCCCCGATGAGATACCCGCTTTATACCGCCGCATAGCCGAAGAAAAGTACGACCTTATTTCTGGTTGGAAAGCTAAGCGTTATGATCCGCTTACCAAAACCATACCCACCAAATTGTTCAACGCCGCTACCCGCAAAATGTCGGGTATCGACAATTTGCACGATTTTAACTGCGGCCTGAAAGCTTACCGCAAAGCCGTGGTTAAAAACATTGAGGTTTATGGCGAAATGCACCGTTACATACCCGTTTTAGCCAAATGGGCCGGCTTTACCAAAATTGGCGAACAGGTGGTTGAACACCGCGCCCGTAAATACGGTACTACCAAATTTGGCATGAGCCGCTTCATTAACGGCTTTCTCGATCTGCTTTCGATATTCTTTGTAGGCAAATTTGGCAAGCGCCCTATGCACTTTTTTGGCTCGATGGGGGTGCTGAGCTTCTTCATAGGGATGATTATGGCTATATGGATTTTAGCTGAAAAATTAATCCATATATCTAATAACGAAAAATATCGTAATGCCACAGACCAGCCTTTGTTTTACTTGGCGTTAGTTGCTATTGTGGTGGGTTTTCAATTGTTCCTAACTGGTTTTGTTGCTGAACTGGTTGCTCGTAGTTCATCAGACAGGAATAACTATCAGATAGAAGATAAAGTGTAA
- a CDS encoding PfkB family carbohydrate kinase produces MKHIITLTLSPVVDKSTMVDRIVADQKLHCDEPRFEPGGGGINVSRGLKRLNVNSVAIFPSGGLTGQHLQDLLKAEHINQLPVLTERLTRENFIVVNREVHEEYRFGMPAVELLPKEELEILRVIKNLSPKPKFMVVSGSMPPGSSDDFFG; encoded by the coding sequence ATGAAGCATATCATCACCCTAACCCTTAGCCCTGTTGTGGACAAAAGCACAATGGTTGACCGCATTGTGGCCGACCAAAAACTACATTGTGACGAACCCCGTTTTGAGCCTGGAGGTGGGGGCATCAACGTATCGCGCGGGTTAAAGCGACTGAATGTTAATTCGGTAGCTATATTTCCGTCGGGCGGGTTAACCGGTCAGCATTTACAAGATTTATTGAAAGCTGAGCATATTAACCAGCTACCCGTACTTACCGAAAGGCTAACCCGCGAAAACTTTATTGTAGTTAACCGGGAGGTGCACGAGGAGTACCGCTTTGGTATGCCCGCCGTTGAACTTTTGCCCAAAGAGGAACTGGAGATATTAAGGGTAATTAAAAACCTGTCGCCCAAACCCAAATTCATGGTGGTGAGCGGCAGCATGCCTCCCGGTTCGAGCGATGATTTTTTTGGCTAA
- a CDS encoding GH3 auxin-responsive promoter family protein — translation MGLKSVLSKWFAAWVNRDLNRIRHNGTALQQQTMQQLLAQAQNTAFGKDHHFENIHTYEDFKLNVPIRDYEDLRPYIDRVVNGETDVMWPGKPAYLAKTSGTTSGVKYIPISKESMPEHIKAARNALLSYIHETGKAGFINGKMIFLQGSPIMSKKHGIDVGRLSGIVAHHVPAYLQKNRLPSYEVNCIEDWEQKVDAIVEETYNQDMRLISGIPPWCQMYFDRLSAKAGGKKIKDIFPNFKLYVYGGVNYEPYRARIEESIGFGIDTIETYPASEGFIAFQDSQKDKGLLLLVDSGIFYEFVPSEEYFNANPTRLSLANVELGKNYALIMNTSAGLWGYSIGDTVKFTSLNPYKIVVTGRIKHYISAFGEHVIGEEVEHALMSVAKQEGLDVVEFTVAPQVTPTEGLPYHEWFVEFGKAPADMESFAQKVDAALQKKNIYYFDLIEGNILRPLVVRSLQADSFINFMRSQGKLGGQNKVPRLSNDRKIANALAGYII, via the coding sequence ATGGGCTTAAAATCCGTATTGAGCAAGTGGTTTGCCGCCTGGGTAAACCGCGATTTAAACCGCATCAGGCATAATGGTACAGCCTTGCAGCAGCAAACTATGCAACAATTGCTTGCCCAGGCACAAAATACAGCCTTCGGCAAAGACCATCACTTTGAAAACATACACACTTACGAAGACTTTAAACTCAACGTACCCATACGCGATTACGAGGATCTTCGCCCCTACATTGACCGCGTGGTTAATGGCGAAACCGATGTAATGTGGCCGGGCAAACCTGCTTACCTGGCTAAAACATCAGGTACTACATCGGGTGTAAAATATATTCCTATCTCTAAAGAGAGCATGCCAGAGCACATAAAGGCAGCCCGTAATGCCCTGCTCAGCTACATACACGAAACTGGTAAGGCCGGTTTTATTAATGGCAAAATGATATTTCTGCAAGGCAGCCCCATCATGAGTAAAAAACATGGTATCGACGTGGGGCGGCTATCGGGCATAGTGGCGCATCATGTTCCGGCCTATCTCCAAAAGAACCGGCTGCCCAGCTACGAGGTAAACTGCATTGAAGACTGGGAGCAAAAGGTTGATGCCATTGTTGAGGAGACTTATAATCAGGACATGCGCCTCATATCGGGCATACCGCCCTGGTGCCAAATGTATTTCGACAGGCTATCGGCTAAAGCGGGTGGCAAAAAGATCAAAGACATTTTTCCCAACTTTAAATTGTATGTGTACGGTGGTGTGAATTATGAACCCTATCGTGCTCGTATCGAAGAAAGCATCGGTTTCGGCATTGATACCATTGAAACCTACCCGGCATCCGAAGGCTTTATTGCCTTCCAGGATTCGCAAAAGGATAAGGGTCTGTTGTTACTTGTTGACTCGGGTATATTTTACGAATTTGTTCCATCCGAAGAATACTTTAATGCCAACCCTACCCGCTTAAGCCTGGCCAATGTGGAATTAGGTAAAAACTACGCGTTGATTATGAATACCAGCGCCGGTTTGTGGGGATATAGTATTGGCGATACCGTAAAATTCACTTCGCTCAACCCGTATAAAATTGTGGTTACCGGGCGCATTAAACATTATATATCGGCCTTTGGCGAACACGTAATTGGCGAAGAGGTTGAGCACGCCCTCATGAGCGTAGCTAAGCAAGAAGGTCTTGATGTGGTTGAGTTTACGGTTGCCCCACAGGTTACACCAACCGAGGGTTTGCCTTACCACGAGTGGTTTGTGGAGTTTGGCAAGGCCCCTGCCGATATGGAAAGCTTTGCCCAAAAGGTGGATGCCGCTTTGCAGAAAAAAAATATTTACTATTTCGACCTGATTGAGGGTAACATTTTGCGCCCTTTGGTAGTCAGAAGTTTGCAGGCCGATAGTTTTATAAACTTTATGCGTTCGCAGGGTAAACTGGGCGGACAAAACAAAGTACCCAGATTATCAAATGACCGCAAGATTGCCAATGCACTTGCAGGCTATATTATTTAG
- a CDS encoding glycosyltransferase, protein MFFSIIIPLYNRPQEIKELLESLTKQTYLQYEVLVIEDGSTNDAKDIVASFANRLDVHYYYKANEGQGFSRNFGFERAKGSYFIIFDSDCLIPPNYLETVYHRLSTDYLDAYGGPDDAHPSFTAMQKAISYSMTSPFTTGGIRGNKKGIGQFHPRSFNMGVSREVWETVGGFIITRLGEDIEYSIRIHTAGFKIGLIPEAKVYHKRRTSYMQFYKQLHFFGRARINISKFFPKELKLVHFFPAVFTLGVLFTLIANVFGLPIALLGNSVLIIIILLIFFHSLFKNQSLKVAFLSIGAAFIQLIAYGLGFMQDFWKRIILKQP, encoded by the coding sequence ATGTTTTTTTCCATCATCATACCTCTATACAATCGTCCGCAGGAAATAAAAGAACTGCTGGAGAGCCTAACTAAGCAAACGTATTTGCAGTATGAGGTGCTGGTTATTGAGGATGGTAGCACGAATGATGCTAAAGACATTGTGGCAAGCTTTGCTAACCGTTTAGATGTACATTACTATTATAAAGCCAACGAGGGCCAGGGCTTTAGCCGCAACTTTGGTTTTGAGCGGGCCAAAGGCAGCTACTTTATCATTTTCGATTCGGATTGTTTAATACCGCCCAATTATCTCGAAACAGTATACCATCGTTTGAGTACAGACTACCTGGACGCTTATGGTGGCCCCGATGATGCTCACCCGTCGTTTACGGCCATGCAAAAGGCCATCAGTTACAGCATGACCTCGCCTTTTACCACAGGTGGTATTCGTGGTAATAAAAAAGGTATCGGGCAGTTCCATCCGCGTAGTTTTAACATGGGTGTGTCGCGTGAGGTTTGGGAAACTGTTGGCGGCTTTATCATCACCCGTTTGGGCGAAGATATTGAGTACAGCATCCGTATACATACCGCAGGCTTTAAAATTGGATTGATACCCGAAGCCAAGGTTTATCATAAACGCCGCACCAGTTACATGCAGTTTTACAAACAGCTGCACTTTTTTGGCAGGGCGCGTATCAACATTTCAAAGTTCTTTCCAAAGGAGTTAAAGCTGGTGCATTTTTTTCCGGCCGTGTTTACTTTGGGCGTATTGTTTACCCTCATAGCCAATGTGTTTGGCTTGCCAATTGCGCTATTGGGTAACTCTGTGTTAATAATAATAATTTTGTTGATATTTTTTCACTCACTGTTTAAAAATCAATCGTTAAAAGTTGCATTTTTGAGCATTGGCGCCGCATTTATTCAACTCATAGCTTACGGACTGGGCTTTATGCAGGATTTTTGGAAGCGTATTATTTTAAAACAACCGTAA
- the dacB gene encoding D-alanyl-D-alanine carboxypeptidase/D-alanyl-D-alanine endopeptidase translates to MRIPYFLIISFLTLSTTVQAQKKVSINAGLPQKLQAAVNRLQLDSQCSYASISLTVLDAETGAPVFTYHPDMGLAPASTLKTVTSITAYNLLGADFKFQTRFGYTGTIDANGVLNGDVIIKGGGDPTLGSWRWNDTKENSILTKLVTALQQAGIKKINGRIIGDDSVFDTQSIPDGWIWQDTGNYYGAGASGLCWRENTFDIKYETGAVGGPVKILRTSPAMPYFNFKSEVSTSGSGTGDKSYAYLPVGNKQMYIRGAYAIDKAKKSISVALPDPAYDAAWRLTDTLRHLGITVSKEPESTITFNSKTEVIPPIAKELTTITSPDFNQIIYWLNRESINLYAEQLLKTIALKSGKEVSTKTGVEVLKSFWKENGIDSRSLNLYDGSGLSPGDRITSRSLARILLTAVNQPWFSPFYESLPLYNNMHMKSGTIADVVAYAGYQTHNGRKLCFSVMINNYNGSTTTMRQKLFKVLDELK, encoded by the coding sequence ATGAGGATACCGTACTTTCTGATAATTAGTTTTTTAACTTTAAGCACAACCGTACAGGCACAAAAAAAGGTAAGTATAAATGCCGGCCTGCCGCAAAAACTGCAAGCTGCCGTTAACCGTTTGCAACTGGATAGTCAATGCAGCTACGCATCAATATCGTTAACCGTGCTCGATGCCGAAACCGGTGCACCGGTTTTTACCTACCACCCTGATATGGGTTTGGCACCGGCTTCTACCTTAAAAACGGTTACTTCTATAACGGCCTATAACCTGTTAGGGGCCGATTTTAAGTTTCAAACCCGGTTTGGCTACACAGGTACAATTGATGCCAACGGTGTGCTTAACGGCGATGTTATTATAAAAGGCGGCGGCGACCCCACTTTAGGCAGTTGGCGATGGAATGATACCAAAGAAAACTCAATATTAACCAAGCTGGTAACCGCCTTGCAACAGGCAGGAATTAAAAAAATAAACGGCCGAATTATAGGTGATGATTCGGTTTTTGACACCCAGTCTATTCCTGATGGCTGGATATGGCAGGATACCGGTAACTATTATGGTGCAGGTGCATCGGGCTTATGCTGGCGCGAAAACACTTTCGACATTAAATATGAAACCGGCGCAGTGGGGGGCCCGGTAAAAATATTGCGTACCTCACCCGCCATGCCTTATTTTAATTTCAAAAGCGAAGTATCAACCTCCGGCTCAGGCACGGGTGACAAATCATATGCCTACCTGCCTGTTGGTAATAAACAGATGTACATACGCGGGGCTTATGCTATTGATAAGGCTAAAAAAAGCATCAGCGTTGCCCTGCCCGACCCGGCTTACGATGCCGCTTGGCGCTTAACTGATACCCTTCGGCATTTAGGTATTACGGTTAGCAAAGAACCGGAGTCGACTATAACATTTAATTCAAAAACAGAAGTTATCCCCCCAATTGCAAAAGAACTTACAACCATAACTTCGCCCGATTTTAACCAGATTATTTACTGGTTAAACCGAGAAAGTATTAATCTTTACGCCGAACAACTGCTTAAAACCATTGCGCTTAAATCGGGCAAAGAGGTATCAACCAAAACAGGCGTTGAGGTGCTAAAAAGCTTCTGGAAGGAAAATGGAATTGACAGCCGCTCGCTCAACCTTTACGATGGCAGCGGCCTTTCGCCCGGCGACCGTATAACATCCCGCTCCTTAGCCCGTATACTCCTAACCGCGGTTAATCAACCTTGGTTTAGTCCGTTTTATGAAAGTTTACCCTTGTATAACAATATGCACATGAAAAGCGGAACCATTGCCGATGTAGTAGCCTATGCCGGTTACCAAACCCACAACGGACGCAAGTTGTGCTTTTCGGTCATGATTAATAATTATAATGGTTCTACCACCACTATGCGGCAAAAGCTATTTAAGGTGCTGGATGAATTGAAGTAG
- a CDS encoding APC family permease, translating into MEQSSSQPNLKSELGLLDGTMLVAGSMIGSGIFIVSADIIRNVGSAGWLIAVWLITGFMTLTAAVSYGELSAMFPKAGGQYVYLKEAYNKLIAFLYGWSFFAVIQTGTIAAVGVAFSKFTASFLSSMSFTAKWAHLVSEDTILFTAPIGNYDFKFSAAQLVSIVIIIILTYINTRGVKGGKIITTTFTLTKLLSLFGLIAFGFIMLKGDVWAANWTNAWDMHNINKDGSFTSLTLAAGLGAVAASMVGSIFSSDAWNSVTFIAGEMKNPQRNIGLSLFLGTMIVTVIYVLANVMYTAVLPLHEIATAEKDRVAVAASTVIFGNIGTVIIALMIMVSTFGCNNGLILAGARVYYTMAKDGVFFKKTGTLNKNSVPEFGLWIQCLVASLLCLSGKYGDLLDMISFVVVIFYVLTIVGIYILRIKRPDAPRPYKAFGYPVLPAIYVLMGLAFCTLLIIYKPQYTWPGLIIVLIGIPIYFISQRNVKHEDTVLSDN; encoded by the coding sequence ATGGAACAATCCTCATCACAACCTAACTTAAAAAGCGAATTAGGCCTGCTCGACGGTACCATGCTGGTAGCCGGTTCGATGATAGGCTCGGGTATCTTTATTGTAAGCGCCGATATTATCCGTAATGTTGGCTCAGCAGGCTGGTTAATTGCCGTGTGGCTTATCACCGGTTTTATGACCCTTACTGCTGCCGTAAGTTATGGCGAGTTGAGCGCTATGTTCCCTAAAGCAGGTGGACAATACGTTTACCTTAAAGAGGCATATAATAAACTAATTGCCTTTTTGTATGGCTGGAGCTTTTTTGCGGTAATACAAACCGGAACTATAGCAGCAGTTGGGGTGGCTTTTTCCAAGTTTACGGCCTCTTTTTTATCATCTATGAGCTTTACTGCTAAGTGGGCACATTTGGTTAGTGAGGATACCATATTGTTTACTGCGCCGATAGGCAATTATGACTTCAAGTTTAGTGCAGCCCAACTGGTATCAATTGTCATCATTATTATCCTTACTTATATAAATACCCGCGGTGTAAAAGGGGGCAAGATTATTACAACCACTTTTACCTTAACTAAGCTGTTGAGTTTGTTTGGCTTAATTGCTTTTGGTTTTATTATGCTTAAAGGTGATGTGTGGGCCGCCAACTGGACCAATGCCTGGGATATGCATAACATTAATAAAGACGGTAGCTTTACTTCTTTAACTTTAGCTGCTGGGTTAGGTGCTGTAGCGGCATCAATGGTAGGCTCTATTTTTAGCAGTGATGCCTGGAATAGTGTAACCTTTATTGCGGGCGAGATGAAAAACCCGCAGCGTAATATTGGGTTAAGCTTGTTCTTAGGGACGATGATTGTTACCGTAATTTATGTACTGGCTAATGTGATGTATACCGCTGTTTTGCCATTACACGAAATTGCCACTGCCGAAAAAGACCGCGTGGCTGTTGCTGCTTCAACCGTTATATTTGGAAATATAGGTACTGTTATTATCGCACTTATGATTATGGTATCAACTTTTGGCTGTAACAATGGTTTAATACTGGCCGGTGCAAGGGTTTATTATACAATGGCTAAAGACGGCGTTTTTTTTAAAAAAACTGGTACCCTTAATAAAAATTCCGTTCCAGAATTTGGTTTATGGATACAATGTTTAGTTGCATCTCTGTTATGCTTGAGCGGAAAGTATGGGGATTTGCTGGATATGATTTCCTTTGTAGTGGTTATATTTTACGTGCTTACCATTGTAGGCATTTACATTTTGCGCATAAAACGCCCCGACGCGCCACGCCCTTATAAAGCCTTTGGTTATCCTGTTTTGCCAGCTATTTATGTACTGATGGGTTTAGCCTTTTGTACGCTGCTTATTATTTATAAACCCCAGTATACCTGGCCTGGCCTCATTATTGTACTCATCGGCATCCCTATATATTTTATTTCACAACGTAACGTAAAGCATGAGGATACCGTACTTTCTGATAATTAG
- a CDS encoding 1-phosphofructokinase family hexose kinase, whose product MAKIARIARQYDAKLIVDTSGEALKNAVEEGVYLLKPNQAELSKLSGIEVKDKETVEEAARKIVEKGKCETVVVSLGAQGAYVARRGYSEHIEAPNVEKRSTVGAGDSMVAGMVYAAERGFDMRQIVRMGIACGSAATMNPGPELFRKADVDRLYAELLKKMN is encoded by the coding sequence TTGGCTAAAATTGCGCGTATTGCCCGACAGTATGATGCCAAATTAATTGTAGATACATCGGGCGAGGCCTTAAAAAATGCTGTTGAAGAAGGGGTATACCTGTTAAAACCTAACCAGGCCGAGCTAAGCAAACTTAGCGGTATTGAGGTTAAGGATAAAGAAACGGTTGAGGAAGCTGCCCGTAAAATCGTTGAAAAAGGCAAATGTGAAACTGTTGTGGTATCATTAGGTGCACAGGGTGCTTATGTGGCAAGGCGCGGCTACTCTGAACATATTGAAGCACCCAATGTAGAAAAACGTAGCACCGTAGGTGCTGGCGACAGCATGGTTGCCGGCATGGTTTACGCCGCCGAAAGAGGGTTTGACATGCGACAGATAGTGCGCATGGGCATTGCCTGCGGCAGTGCCGCCACCATGAACCCCGGCCCTGAACTATTTAGGAAAGCCGATGTCGACCGGCTTTACGCAGAGCTGCTGAAGAAAATGAACTAA